Proteins from one Fragaria vesca subsp. vesca linkage group LG6, FraVesHawaii_1.0, whole genome shotgun sequence genomic window:
- the LOC101297169 gene encoding transcription factor bHLH130-like: protein MDSNTHLNLEHQPHQPNSGLLRFRSAPSSLFAENNAADLGVNKGASIEGSDSDRLFSRFVGYSHTNDSESWPSSFQEFEDKSTVTEAAVTASRISSQQQGFAGLPPHYPRQNSFGSGNGSYGLVGSAAVDQHPQTKTVTSNLVRQSSSPAGLFSNNSIQNGFPFGAWNDPSNFAENLDGMRRDQDTDQKLFSAPQNGDLGNRVHILSHHLSLPKNSAEVAMEKFLQLQDSVPCKVRAKRGCATHPRSIAERVRRTRISERMRKLQELVPNMDKQTNTADMLDLAVDYIKELQKQFKSLSDVRANCKCLSMQKPVQNQIV from the exons ATGGATTCAAATACCCATCTCAATCTGGAGCACCAACCCCACCAACCCAACTCTGGGTTGCTCCGGTTTCGCTCTGCTCCCAGCTCACTCTTCGCCGAGAACAACGCCGCCGATTTGGGCGTCAATAAGGGAGCTTCCATCGAGGGTTCTGACTCTGACAGACTGTTCTCGAGATTCGTGGGTTATAGTCATACCAACGACTCGGAATCGTGGCCGTCGAGCTTCCAGGAGTTTGAGGACAAATCTACGGTGACGGAGGCGGCTGTGACGGCGAGTCGTATCAGCTCACAGCAACAGGGGTTTGCTGGTCTTCCGCCTCATTATCCGAGACAGAACTCGTTTGGGAGTGGTAATGGTTCTTATGGGTTGGTGGGTTCGGCCGCAGTGGATCAACACCCGCAAACCAAGACCGTTACTTCCAATCTTGTTCGGCAGAGTAGTTCTCCTGCTGGGCTTTTCTCCAACAACTCTATTCAAAATG GATTCCCATTTGGAGCCTGGAATGATCCATCAAATTTTGCTGAGAATTTAGATGGCATGAGAAGAGACCAAGATACTGACCAGAAGTTATTCTCTGCTCCTCAG AATGGTGATCTTGGGAACCGAGTTCATATATTATCCCACCACTTGAGTTTACCAAAAAATTCAGCAGAAGTTGCCATGGAAAAGTTCCTCCAACTCCAAGATTCTGTACCTTGCAAAGTTAGAGCAAAGCGAGGTTGTGCCACTCATCCCCGAAGCATTGCAGAAAGA GTGAGAAGAACACGGATTAGTGAACGGATGAGGAAACTACAAGAGCTTGTGCCAAACATGGACAAG CAAACAAATACGGCAGACATGTTAGACTTGGCTGTTGATTATATTAAAGAACTTCAGAAACAGTTCAAG AGTCTGAGCGATGTTCGAGCCAACTGCAAGTGTTTGAGTATGCAGAAGCCGGTTCAAAATCAGATAGTTTGA